One genomic window of Panicum hallii strain FIL2 chromosome 6, PHallii_v3.1, whole genome shotgun sequence includes the following:
- the LOC112897867 gene encoding uncharacterized protein LOC112897867, whose amino-acid sequence MDRNQELAEVVPNDLDPLLGREDKEAESSSVELSAPQPATVTPLEIEDEETDGSSAACCRICLEAESEIGDELISPCMCKGTQQFVHRSCLDHWRSVKEGFAFSHCTTCKAQFHLRVETWEDNSWRKMKFRIFVARDVLLVFLAVQLTIAIIGAIAYFLDRDGSFRNSFSDGWDRFLSKHPIPFYYCIGVVVFFVLLGFFGLIVHCSSFNDHQDPCLAGCRNCCYGWGILDCLPASLEACFALVLVFIVVFAILGIAYGFLAATMAVQRIWQRHYHILTKRELTKEYVVEDLHGNYTAPKLDPEHEERLKMLKLL is encoded by the exons ATGGATAGGAACCAGGAGCTGGCAGAGGTGGTCCCAAATGACTTGGACCCTCTTCTCGGGAGGGAGGACAAGGAGGCGGAGTCATCATCAGTGGAGCTGTCTGCACCACAACCAGCAACTGTGACCCCGCTGGAGATCGAGGATGAGGAGACCGATGGTTCTTCTGCTGCGTGCTGCCGCATTTGCCTCGAGGCTGAGTCTGAGATAG GTGATGAACTGATATCACCTTGCATGTGCAAAGGAACTCAACAGTTTGTTCACCGTTCATGCCTTGATCATTGGCGTTCTGTTAAG GAAGGATTTGCATTTTCCCACTGCACAACATGCAAAGCTCAGTTTCATCTCAGGGTGGAGACTTGGGAGGACAACTCATGGCGTAAAATGAAGTTCCGGATCTTTGTTGCAAGAGATGTGCTCCTCGTATTTCTTGCTGTACAGCTT ACTATTGCTATTATTGGTGCAATCGCATACTTTCTAGACAGGGATGGAAGTTTCAGGAACAGTTTCAGTGATGGTTGGGATCGCTTCTTGTCAAAGCACCCAATACCATTCTACTATTGCATAG GCGTTGTGGTTTTCTTTGTGCTGCTTGGATTCTTTGGGTTGATAGTGCACTGCTCATCCTTCAACGACCACCAGGATCCATGCCTAGCTGGGTGCCGGAACTGCTGCTACGGTTGGGGCATCCTTGATTGCCTGCCTGCTTCCTTGGAGGCATGCTTTGCCCTGGTGTTGGTTTTCATCGTTGTGTTTGCTATCCTGGGTATCGCCTACGGCTTCCTTGCAGCAACCATGGCCGTCCAGAGGATCTGGCAGAGGCATTATCACATCCTGACAAAAAGGGAGCTCACAAAG GAATACGTTGTGGAAGACCTTCACGGCAACTACACGGCGCCGAAGCTTGATCCGGAGCACGAGGAGCGGCTGAAGATGCTCAAGCTCCTCTAG
- the LOC112897868 gene encoding uncharacterized protein LOC112897868 yields the protein MSGAQGAQPKGAFTATTYTSAPAAATGGVVAQEQESHRQAPRTELRSGEDERGLPVRKLEDTVEDAAGKGGPVFGAGTEDGKPDLGVTGTGGG from the coding sequence ATGTCCGGCGCGCAAGGAGCTCAGCCGAAGGGGGCCTTCACGGCGACCACCTACACCTCAGCGCCTGCGGCCGCCACCGGTGGCGTCGTCGCCCAGGAGCAGGAGAGCCACCGGCAGGCTCCGAGGACGGAGCTCCGGTCGGGCGAGGACGAGCGCGGGCTGCCCGTCAGGAAGCTGGAGGACACGGTCGAGGACGCCGCGGGCAAGGGTGGGCCGGTGTTCGGAGCCGGCACGGAGGACGGCAAGCCTGACCTTGGCGTCACCGGCACCGGCGGGGGGTAG
- the LOC112896739 gene encoding transformer-2 sex-determining protein-like isoform X2, with protein MSQTKEVRYTARSITPPADRNGTSRSPPPKRRSPSRSPPPKSTSRSPRPRSPKRRSTSRSPPPRRRGRSRSRSRDRSRSRSEDDRNPGNNLYVTGLSTRVTEDDLEKFFNKEGKVKNCHVVLDPRTKESRGFAFVTMDTVEDARRCIKYLHRTVLEGRLVTVEKFITWCWAASTSTWLVQAVLSSTMVVAKGCAADVVVLITNPRAHLHCLSSTPSSPTLHTHYINARVATIERPWSLVVHYATITASTIATATASATTTTTAIVNVARMIQQAPWFVYVD; from the exons ATGTCACAGACGAAGGAAGTGAG ATACACTGCACGGTCTATTACACCTCCTGCAGATAGAAATGGAACTTCAAGGTCGCCTCCTCCAAAGAGACGCAGCCCTTCAAGGTCGCCTCCTCCAAAGAGTACCTCAAGGTCTCCACGTCCAAGAAGTCCTAAACGGCGGAGCACCTCAAGGTCACCTCCTCCTAGGAGACGTGGTAGATCGAGGTCAAGGTCAAGGGATAGGAGTCGATCCAG GAGCGAAGATGATAGAAATCCAGGGAATAACCTTTATGTGACTGGATTGTCTACTCGTGTAACTGAAGATGATCTCGAGAAGTTTTTTAATAAAGAAGGAAAG GTTAAAAACTGTCATGTTGTTCTCGATCCTCGCACAAAAGAATCCCGTGGCTTTGCCTTTGTGACTATGGATACTGTTGAAGATGCAAGACGCTGCATCAAGTACCTGCACCGCACTGTACTTGAAGGTCGTCTGGTCACTGTAGAGAAG TTTATAACATGGTGCTGGGCTGCCTCGACGTCAACCTGGTTGGTTCAGGCTGTGCTGTCTTCGACCATGGTTGTCGCCAAGGGATGTGCAGCTGATGTGGTGGTGCTTATCACCAACCCCAGAGCTCATCTTCACTGCTTGTCGTCCACACCTTCCTCACCGACATTGCATACCCACTACATCAACGCAAGGGTTGCCACCATAGAGCGACCTTGGAGTCTTGTTGTGCACTATGCCACCATCACCGCCAGCACGATCGCCACCGCCACTGCGTCCGCCACCACGACCACAACCGCCATCGTCAACGTCGCCCGCATGATCCAACAGGCTCCATGGTTTGTCTACGTCGACTGA